The segment ACAGAAGGATTGGAGAAATTGCAAACTCAGCGCTTTTCTTCAGAAGGGCTCATCCGTTTAGGGATATTTACTCATATGAATACTGAAAACTGGGATATAGCAAGACGTCTGGGGATTCCGATGGTTACAGAGTTTTTAGGTAAAGAACTTTCCTCCACATTAAAAGAGTTACAAAGTAAAAGCCGATTAGGCCCGGACAATATTTTTAACCATTGTACCGGATTAACCGAGGAAGCTTGGCAAATCATGAGCGATTGTGGTGTAAAAGTAACCGTTGATCCTCGTTCAGATGCTCAATATGGCTTGGAAGAGGGTGTGTTTGCTTATCAACACGCTTTTGATCACGGAATAAAACCCGGAATAGGAACAGATTTAGAAACGGCTTATGGCGGGGATATATTCACTGAAATGCGGGTTGCATTTTCATTGCAACGAGCTTTTGCCCAAAACAAAAGGTATAATGGTGAAGAAAATATACCACAACCAGTGACATCTTATGCATTACTGGAAGCGGCAACTATCCATGGTTCAGAAATTGCAGGATTTGGAAATGTTTCAGGAAGTATCACGCCGGGCAAATCTGCCGACTTGATTTTAATTGACACGAATGCAGTAAACATTTTTCCGTCCAATGATGCAATAGGAACAGTAGTGCATGCGGCAGACAGAAGTAACGTGCATACTGTAATGATTGCAGGGAAAATGGTAAAATCCAAAGGTAAACTTATTGGTGTCAATCTTGAACAATTGAAACAGAGAGCAGAGGAGTCTGTCGCTTATTTGTTAGCAAAAGGAAAATGAGTAGGATTCTTTTCGATAAACCTTCGACTTCTAATAAATACGTTAATTAGTATGAACAAAAAAGGAGAAAAGCCATACATTATTCAGTCTATATCCGAAATGCACCAGCATCTTGGATTGCCTAAACCTAAACATCCAATGATTAGCGTATTTTGGTATGAGGATATAACAAACTATCAATTAACCTCATTAAATCAGTTTGTAATGGGATTTTATTGTATCGCCATAAAAAGGAATTATGCAGGAAAGCTCCGGTATGGGCAACGTTACTATGATTATGATGAAGGTGTTATGGCATTTATTTCTCCTAATCAGTTGCTTTCCCATATACAGGACTCCGATGTACCGATAGAGGGTGTTTGTTTGCTCATCCATCCCCATTTTCTGGCAGGTCATTCCCTAATAGCAAGTATTAAAAAATATGGATTTTTCTCTTACGAAATGAGTGAAGCCCTCCATTTGTCTGAAGAGGAAGACAAAATTTTTGAACAGATTCTAAGCAATATAAAACGCGAACTATACAACAATATCGACCAATTTAGCCGGGACGTAATTATTGCACAAATTGAATTGCTTTTACATTACAGCAACCGTTTTTACAACCGTCAGTTCATCACCCGGAAAATTGCGAACGATGAAATTGTGATTCGTCTGGAGAATCTCTTAGACGAGTATTTTAACGATGAAGAAACTATTACAAAAGGAATTCCTACAGTTCAATTTGTGGCAAAAGAATTAAATATATCGCCCGATTATCTGAGCGATATGTTGAAAAGTATTACAGGCCAAACAACACAGCAGCATATTCACAATAAAGTTATAGAAAAAGGTAAAGAACTGCTTTCGACTACTTCGCTTTCTGTAAGCGAAATTGCTTACCAATTAGGCTTTGAATACCCGTCATCGTTTAACAAATTGTTTAAAAGCAAAACAAGGATTGCACCCTTAGAGTTTCGTGCTTCATTTAATTAATTATAAGTATTAAGCAGTTAGAAGCATTTGATAACGAAAAACTTTGGGCTCATAACCCAAAGGTCGCAGGTTCGAGTCCTGCTCCCGCTACCAAAAAAGCCTGTAGAGAACCTTACAGGCTTTTTCTTTTCTGAGGGTTAGAGGTAATAAATTGATTATTAGCGAGTTGGTTAGAGAGGAGAAAATAAATAAAACAAAAAGCAGATAAAGTTAGGTTTATTGAGAATAAACCTTCACCTTTGCACTCCAATTTAGATCGCGGGATGGAGCAGTTGGCAGCTCGTTGGGCTCATAACCCAAAGGTCGCAGGTTCGAGTCCTGCTCCCGCTACCAAAAAAGCCTGTAAGAGAACCTTACAGGCTTTTTTATTGTACACATTTTTTCCTGCTGATTTATTTTTTCTTTAAGAAAAGCCAGGATATAATAATTTTGCTTTCTACAAAGCAGGTACTTCCTACAATTTGTTATCTCAACCTTTCTGAAAACTATTAAGAATATACTATTTATAGTTCCGCCTAAGGTTCATTTGTTAGACCTGAATGGTCCTGCCCATATTTTTTATGAGGCAAAAGAGTTTGGTATGCTTGTCGAACTACATTTTGTTTCTGTAAGTACTACTATACATGCAGAAAGCAGTGCTGGATTATCTTTTTCAAATCTGAAACCTTATGTTGAGTTTGAATTGAGCGAAGAAGACTATGTATTTGTGCCAGGCTTGGAATATACGCTGATTTCAGATAGTAGCTTCATACAGAATTGTGATCCCTTCTTTAAGTGGCTTAGAAGACAGGCTTCACATGGAGCACATGTCTGTTCTGTGTGTACGGGGGCTTTCTTATTGGCAGAGGCAGGTTTGCTCAGTGGAAAAAGTTGTACAACGCACTGGAAGTATTTATCCAGATTCTCGCAAAAATACCCTGCGGTTTACCTCAGAAAAGACAGATTGTTTGTGGTAGATGGGAAGTTATATACCAGTGCAGGAGTTGCATCAGGTATTGATTTGGCTTTGTATATTATTGAGAAAGAGTTTGGAACAAAATGGGCCATCGAAGTAGCCAAAGAAGTTGTAGTCTATTTTCGGCGAAGTGAAGGGGATCCACAACTAAGCATTTTTCTGCAATACAGAAATCATATGGACAGTCAGATTCATGAGGCGCAAAATTATCTGATAAGTCATTTATCTGGGACCTCTTCTTTGGAGTCTGTAGCTGAGCACGTTAACATGAGTATCCGTAACCTGACCCGGTGTTTTAAGAAAACAACGGGAATCACAATCGGAGATTATCTTGAGAAACTCAGGGTTGAACGAGCCGTGCAGCTCTTATCGACTGGTAATAAAGTAGAAGTAGTAAGTAAGGAGTGTGGCTTAAGCCCTAACCAGCTCAGAGCATTGCTTAAAAAGCATCGGGGAGTATTGCCGGGAGATGTTGCTTCATTGGAAATGTCCTGATACTGCGTTATGTTGTCCTTTGCAGAGGAAAGTAGTGTCTGTAGCTTTGGCCATCATAAAAGTAATACACTATGAACAAACTACTCACTCTGTTTATGGGACTGTTGTTGATGTCCATATCTTTTCAATCCTTTTCACAAATGCTTGTTGCATATGTGTGTCCTCCCTGTAATAACCAATGTGATACATTATCTTTTGATAAACCGGGCGTTTGCACCCATTGTGGAATGCCATTGGTCTTAAAAAATGAAAGCAAAGACAAGCTGTCTCCTACACGAAAAAAGATTGCATTTTATCTTCAGGATGGAATTGAGATATTGGATTTTGCAGGTCCACTGGAAGTCTTTACCTATGCTGGCTTCGATGTATTTACCGTCTCTAAAACAAAGGCTCCTATAAAGGCTCAGGGATTGCTGACGGTGACTCCGGATTATAGTATACAAGATGCTCCTAAAGCTGATATACTTGCTTTTTTTGGTGGGTCATCAAATGCGCCTGCTTCTGATCCTGATGTAATCAAATGGGTGCAGTCACAACAAAACATAGAACATTATTTCTCTGTTTGCACGGGTGCTTTTGTCTTGGGTGAAGCGGGATTATTGAAAGGAAAAACAGCCACTACATTTCATAGTTCGCTGGATAATCTGGAGAAGAGCTATCCGGAAACAAAAGTATTGAAAAATGTGCGGTTTGTTGATAATGGCAATTTGATTACAA is part of the Xanthocytophaga agilis genome and harbors:
- a CDS encoding helix-turn-helix domain-containing protein, which produces MNKKGEKPYIIQSISEMHQHLGLPKPKHPMISVFWYEDITNYQLTSLNQFVMGFYCIAIKRNYAGKLRYGQRYYDYDEGVMAFISPNQLLSHIQDSDVPIEGVCLLIHPHFLAGHSLIASIKKYGFFSYEMSEALHLSEEEDKIFEQILSNIKRELYNNIDQFSRDVIIAQIELLLHYSNRFYNRQFITRKIANDEIVIRLENLLDEYFNDEETITKGIPTVQFVAKELNISPDYLSDMLKSITGQTTQQHIHNKVIEKGKELLSTTSLSVSEIAYQLGFEYPSSFNKLFKSKTRIAPLEFRASFN
- a CDS encoding DJ-1/PfpI family protein; the protein is MNKLLTLFMGLLLMSISFQSFSQMLVAYVCPPCNNQCDTLSFDKPGVCTHCGMPLVLKNESKDKLSPTRKKIAFYLQDGIEILDFAGPLEVFTYAGFDVFTVSKTKAPIKAQGLLTVTPDYSIQDAPKADILAFFGGSSNAPASDPDVIKWVQSQQNIEHYFSVCTGAFVLGEAGLLKGKTATTFHSSLDNLEKSYPETKVLKNVRFVDNGNLITTAGISAGIDGALHLVAKLNGFDAARKTAYYMEYDKWTPGEGLILAEYNPYKALANVDNLKLYTGTYEFNNGSKIQIKVSEREKGLYAIVRDRNYPLFFTKENTFTDANGKETITFIRDRRNRITGYTLSQDPKVFHKLN
- a CDS encoding amidohydrolase family protein, with the protein product MSLENRKVVFKGAYILSMDKNIGNLPVGDVFIEEKKIAAVAPHIDVEDAEIIDATGMILMPGFTDAHRHSWQGTLRRLMPDVSDLMSYVNDIHFGLAKYYRPEDIYLGNLLTAWSAIDSGITTIIDASHNTRSYAHANAAVDAFEESGIRALYAAGFPLAGEWEQSFWTEGLEKLQTQRFSSEGLIRLGIFTHMNTENWDIARRLGIPMVTEFLGKELSSTLKELQSKSRLGPDNIFNHCTGLTEEAWQIMSDCGVKVTVDPRSDAQYGLEEGVFAYQHAFDHGIKPGIGTDLETAYGGDIFTEMRVAFSLQRAFAQNKRYNGEENIPQPVTSYALLEAATIHGSEIAGFGNVSGSITPGKSADLILIDTNAVNIFPSNDAIGTVVHAADRSNVHTVMIAGKMVKSKGKLIGVNLEQLKQRAEESVAYLLAKGK
- a CDS encoding GlxA family transcriptional regulator — translated: MLFIVPPKVHLLDLNGPAHIFYEAKEFGMLVELHFVSVSTTIHAESSAGLSFSNLKPYVEFELSEEDYVFVPGLEYTLISDSSFIQNCDPFFKWLRRQASHGAHVCSVCTGAFLLAEAGLLSGKSCTTHWKYLSRFSQKYPAVYLRKDRLFVVDGKLYTSAGVASGIDLALYIIEKEFGTKWAIEVAKEVVVYFRRSEGDPQLSIFLQYRNHMDSQIHEAQNYLISHLSGTSSLESVAEHVNMSIRNLTRCFKKTTGITIGDYLEKLRVERAVQLLSTGNKVEVVSKECGLSPNQLRALLKKHRGVLPGDVASLEMS